The genomic window ATCTTCGAGGTCTGGCCGGCTGAGGGCGAAAAACAGCATTATCTCGATATAGCTGCCGGCCTGCGGGCCGAACTCGAAACCATCGATGGTTTCCTGTCCGTCGAGCGGTTTCAGAGCATCAGCAATCCGGAAAAGATGCTCTCTCTGTCCTTCTTCCGGGATGAAGAGGCGGTGAGGGCGTGGCGCAACACCCTGCCGCATCGCACAGCGCAAACCCTTGGCCGAGCCGGCGTCTTTTCCGACTATCGGTTGCGTATTGCGCATGTGATCCGCGATTATGGCCTGCAGGAACGGCAGGAAGCACCAGCCGACAGCTGGAGCGCCCATCCGGCAGGGGGCCGCGGCTTGGGCTGAGATTTCCAAAATCAGTTTTTCTGTATGCCGCTGCAAGGCTTTCTGGTTCGAACTCGTCTTTGAAACTCGTTATAGATGGGTCAATGTGGTGCGGGACCACCCGTCGGACTGGACATGGAGAAAAGCGATGTCGGCAGAAAAAGTGGCTATTGTAACGGCAGGCGGCAGCGGTATGGGCGCGGCTGTGGCGAAACGCCTGGCGGCGGATGGTTACAGGCTCGCGATCCTGTCCTCTTCCGGCAAGGGGGAGGCACTGGCGAAGGAGTTGGGCGGCATCGGTGTCACCGGCTCCAACCAGTCCAATGACGATCTCCAGCGGTTGACGGACCTGGCGCTCGAGAAATTCGGCCGCATCGACGTGCTGGTGAACAGCGCAGGCCACGGCCCACGCGCCTCCATTCTCGATATTACCGACGAACAATGGCACACCGGTCTCGATGTTTACCTGATGAACGTCATTCGCCCGACGCGGATCATCGCGCCCATCATGGTGAAGCAGAAGGCCGGTGCGATCGTCAACATCTCAACGGCCTGGGCTTTCGAACCCAGCGCCATGTTCCCGACATCGGCGGTGTTCCGCGCCGGTCTTGCCTCCTACACCAAGATTTTCGCCGATACCTATGCGGCCGACAATGTGCGTATGAACAATGTCCTGCCCGGCTGGATCGACAGCCTGCCAGCCACGGAGGAGCGCCGCGACAGCGTGCCGATGCTGCGCTATGGCAAGAGCGAAGAAATCGCCGCCACCGTGGCATTTCTCGCGTCTGAAGGGGCAGGGTATATTACCGGGCAGAATATCCGGGTCGATGGCGGGCTGACACGGTCTGTCTGACGGGCGGTTATTTCGACACTCTTTCCTGTGACATCGTCTGGCGCTCTAGCATCGACAAAACAAAACGCCCGCAACGATGTTGCGGGCGTTTTTCATTCAGTGCCGCTTCTCTCAGAAGAAGCCTTTGCGCTGCCACCAGCCACCCTTGCGCGGCTTCGGCTCATCGCCGTCGGGGTTGTTCGCGGGCGAACCGGAAGAGGTGACGACTGGTTCCGAACTGGAGACATTGCTGCCCCGGTTCGCGCGGGTCTTTTCTTCCGTCGCAGGAGCGTCCGCTTCCGGTGACAGATCGGCCGAGGCTTCAGCGACCTCTTCGATGGCGACATCGACAACAGTCGCTTCAACGACGGCTGGCTCGATGACTACCCGCTCGACCGTTTCGACGGTTTCAGCCTTCGGCGCCTCTTCGGTTTCGGTCTTGGTTTTCGCCTTGCGGGTGCGGCGGGGCTTCTTCGGGGCTTCTTCGGCCACGACGTCGGCAACCACGCCTTCCACCACTTCGGCGGCGGTGGCGGTTTCTTCCGTTACGGGCGCTGCGGCGGAAACCTCTTCGCCTTCCGCGCCTTCACCTTCCGTCTCGCCATCGGTGCCTGCAGCATCGAGAGCATCGTCACGGTTACGGCGGCCGCCACGCTTGCCGCGACGGCGGCGTTTGCGCTTGCCGTCTTCGTCGGCGTTTGCAGCTTCATTCGCACCGTTTTCGTCGGCATCTGCGCCGGCCTCATCGGTTTCGACGCCATCGTCGTCGCCTTCGGCATCGTCGTCTTCCGCGTCATTGCCGGACTGGCCATCGAGCGCACCATTCTGCTCGTTCTGGCCACCCTTGCCACGACGGCGGCGGCGACGCTTGCGCTTGCGCTTGCCGTCCTCGCCATTGTCGCCCTGCGGCTGCTGGCGTGGTTGGGTGCTCTCGGCCTTGACGATTTCTTCCTCGTCTTCGTCCTCTTCCACCTCGATGACGATATCGTCTTCTTCTTCGACGAAGTTCGGCAGCATCTGGATGAGGCTTTCGATCTTCACCGGATTTTCGACGGCTTCGCCGCGATCGATGGCGAAATGCTGCGCCCCGACGCTGGAATCGGCGGCGATGATGATCGCCACGCCGAAGCGGCCTTCATAATCAACGATCGAGCCGCGCTTGTGGTTGAGCAGGTAAAGCGCCGTTTCCGGCGTGCAGCGCACGGTGATGTTGTGGGTGGTGTTGCGCAGCAGATATTCCTCGACGCCGCGCAGTACATGCAGCGCGATGGAGGATTCCGAACGCACATGGCCCGTGCCGCCGCAATGCTGGCAGACCTGTGTGGTCGATTCCAGCACCGAAGCGCGGATACGCTGGCGCGACATTTCCAGAAGGCCGAAATGCGAGATACGGCCGACCTGGATGCGCGCGCGGTCGTTCTTCAGGCAATCCTTGAGCTTTTTCTCGACAGAGCGGTTGTTGCGCTTTTCTTCCATGTCGATGAAGTCGATGACGACAAGACCGGCAAGGTCGCGCAGACGCAGCTGGCGCGCCACTTCTTCCGCAGCCTCTAGGTTGGTCGTCAGCGCGGTTTCCTCGATGGAATGCTCGCGGGTCGAACGACCGGAGTTGACGTCGATCGAAACCAGCGCTTCCGTCTGGTTGATGATGAGGTAGCCGCCCGACTTCAGCGTGACCTGCGGCTGCAGCATCCGGTCGAGCTGGGCTTCAATGCCGGAGCGCGAGAAGATCGGGTGAATGTCGCGGTAAGGCTGAACCACCTTAGCGTGGCTCGGCATCAGCATCTTCATGAAGTCTTTCGCTTCACGATAGCCTTCCTCGCCGGAAACGATGATCTCGCCGATATCCTTGTTATAAAGGTCGCGGATCGAGCGCTTGATCAGCGAGCCTTCCTCGTAAACGAGGCAAGGAGCTGTGGAGTTCAGCGTCAGCGAGCGGACGTTTTCCCACAGGCGCATCAGATATTCGAAGTCGCGCTTGATCTCGACGCGGGTGCGGTTGGCGCCTGCGGTACGCAGAATGACGCCCATGCCCTGCGGAACCTCCAGATCGCGCGCGATTTCCTTCAGGCGCTTGCGGTCGGTCGGCTGGGTGATCTTGCGAGAAATGCCGCCGCCACGCGCCGTATTCGGCATCAGCACGGAATAACGGCCGGCAAGCGACAGATAGGTGGTGAGTGCGGCACCCTTGTTGCCACGTTCTTCCTTGGCAACCTGCACCAGAAGAATCTGGCGGCGCTTGATCACTTCCTGGATGCGATACTGCTTGCGCGGCTTGCGGGCGACGCGATCGGGAACTTCTTCCATGGCGTCTTCGGCGCCAACGGATTCGATCACTTCCTTTTCGTGATGATCGTCATCATCGTCGTCGTCATCATCGTCATTACCGCGACGAAGACCTTCGACTTCTTCGGAAATCGTATCGGTATCGACCATTGCGGCCATTTCGCCGCCGGTGCTGCCGTCGTCTTCGGAGGATGCCTCGGCTGCGATTTCTTCAGCTGTCTTCTTCTTGGCGCGGGGGCGGCGAACGCGCTTCTTCGGCTTTTCTTCCTCAGCGGGCGCTTCTTCCGCGACGGTCTCGACAGCCGTTTCCTCAGAAACCGCTTCCACGACGGGTGCAGCTTCTTCCGTGACAACGGCCTCAGTGGTTTCGCTTGCGGAAACAATGCCGACATCCGGCTGATCCACCTGCGACAGGTCGATCATCGGCGCGCCGGGCTCGGGCGCATCGGCCGATTCGAAATCGTCGCTGCGGCGATGATCCTCGGCTTCCGCCTTCAAGAGGGCCTGACGGTCAGCAAGCGGAATCTGGTAATAATCCGGATGGATTTCCGCAAAGGCGAGAAAGCCGTGGCGATTTCCACCGTAGTCAACGAAGGCCGCCTGAAGGGAAGGCTCAACGCGCGTAACCTTGGCAAGGTAAATATTGCCGCGGATCTGTTTCTTGTGTTCCGATTCAAAATCGAATTCTTCGATCCGGTTCCCACGGACAACGACTACGCGTGTCTCCTCTTCGTGGGAGGCGTCGATAAGCATTTTGTCTGCCATGTAAGCTGTGCTCCTCGGCGCAGCCTTGTTTTATACGAGAACAGGCCCGCCACATGGACGAGCCTTTCATATGAGTGCAAGGATGTGCCGGAAATGAAGTCTCCAGCCGGGCCTCTGTAAACTGGCAGCATCCGGACCGACGGCGAGGCGCTTGGCCTGCTCCTGGTATCCGGTTCATGTGAAAACTGCTGCGACATCATTGGCCAGGCGGAACGACAATAATATATAGACCCCTTGGGGTCCGATGAATTTGCTCTCCTCAGAGCGGCGGTGGCAACGCCACCGGGTAGGTCTCCGGCCACGGCCGGAATTGATCGAGTTTCAGGATAAATGTAACGACGGCAGATGATTGCCCGATGTGCAGCGCCAGCGTCTTTTTCGATTGGCAGCCGGCGGGCATCTATCCCGTCAACACTTTTAACCCTCCTCCATGTTGTATGTTTTCTCTGTCATAATAGCAATAGGCTGGCTAAATATGCCATATTATTGGTGGAATTTCCGAGTTAACAATTGGTTCACCAAGGCCTGCGATTGTGGGGCGCAAAGGCGCAAATTGTCGTACGGCGTGGTT from Agrobacterium tumefaciens includes these protein-coding regions:
- a CDS encoding antibiotic biosynthesis monooxygenase family protein, whose amino-acid sequence is MIAVIFEVWPAEGEKQHYLDIAAGLRAELETIDGFLSVERFQSISNPEKMLSLSFFRDEEAVRAWRNTLPHRTAQTLGRAGVFSDYRLRIAHVIRDYGLQERQEAPADSWSAHPAGGRGLG
- a CDS encoding SDR family oxidoreductase, with the translated sequence MSAEKVAIVTAGGSGMGAAVAKRLAADGYRLAILSSSGKGEALAKELGGIGVTGSNQSNDDLQRLTDLALEKFGRIDVLVNSAGHGPRASILDITDEQWHTGLDVYLMNVIRPTRIIAPIMVKQKAGAIVNISTAWAFEPSAMFPTSAVFRAGLASYTKIFADTYAADNVRMNNVLPGWIDSLPATEERRDSVPMLRYGKSEEIAATVAFLASEGAGYITGQNIRVDGGLTRSV
- a CDS encoding Rne/Rng family ribonuclease, with protein sequence MADKMLIDASHEEETRVVVVRGNRIEEFDFESEHKKQIRGNIYLAKVTRVEPSLQAAFVDYGGNRHGFLAFAEIHPDYYQIPLADRQALLKAEAEDHRRSDDFESADAPEPGAPMIDLSQVDQPDVGIVSASETTEAVVTEEAAPVVEAVSEETAVETVAEEAPAEEEKPKKRVRRPRAKKKTAEEIAAEASSEDDGSTGGEMAAMVDTDTISEEVEGLRRGNDDDDDDDDDDHHEKEVIESVGAEDAMEEVPDRVARKPRKQYRIQEVIKRRQILLVQVAKEERGNKGAALTTYLSLAGRYSVLMPNTARGGGISRKITQPTDRKRLKEIARDLEVPQGMGVILRTAGANRTRVEIKRDFEYLMRLWENVRSLTLNSTAPCLVYEEGSLIKRSIRDLYNKDIGEIIVSGEEGYREAKDFMKMLMPSHAKVVQPYRDIHPIFSRSGIEAQLDRMLQPQVTLKSGGYLIINQTEALVSIDVNSGRSTREHSIEETALTTNLEAAEEVARQLRLRDLAGLVVIDFIDMEEKRNNRSVEKKLKDCLKNDRARIQVGRISHFGLLEMSRQRIRASVLESTTQVCQHCGGTGHVRSESSIALHVLRGVEEYLLRNTTHNITVRCTPETALYLLNHKRGSIVDYEGRFGVAIIIAADSSVGAQHFAIDRGEAVENPVKIESLIQMLPNFVEEEDDIVIEVEEDEDEEEIVKAESTQPRQQPQGDNGEDGKRKRKRRRRRRGKGGQNEQNGALDGQSGNDAEDDDAEGDDDGVETDEAGADADENGANEAANADEDGKRKRRRRGKRGGRRNRDDALDAAGTDGETEGEGAEGEEVSAAAPVTEETATAAEVVEGVVADVVAEEAPKKPRRTRKAKTKTETEEAPKAETVETVERVVIEPAVVEATVVDVAIEEVAEASADLSPEADAPATEEKTRANRGSNVSSSEPVVTSSGSPANNPDGDEPKPRKGGWWQRKGFF